One window of the Papaver somniferum cultivar HN1 unplaced genomic scaffold, ASM357369v1 unplaced-scaffold_23, whole genome shotgun sequence genome contains the following:
- the LOC113340762 gene encoding uncharacterized protein LOC113340762: MVTRYGSFEYRVMPFGLTNAPATFCNLMNYVFAEYIDRFVNDYVIYSETLEEHAMHLHKVFAKLREESLYVKKEKCEFSQTTITFLGHVISQRCVHMDHKKVEAIMDWTEPKNLGEIRSFLGLANYYRRFIDGYSKKVASLTYLSRKEKSWAWTDEYQRSFDALKEAVSTEPVFACLASIYHLKCTLILQAGI; the protein is encoded by the coding sequence ATGGTAACCAGGTATGGCTCATTTGAATATCGTGTAATGCCATTCGGATTGACGAATGCACCTGCAACGTTTTGCAACCTGATGAATTATGTGTTCGCGGAGTATATCGACCGCTTTGTAAATGACTATGTCATTTACAGTGAGACTTTGGAAGAGCATGCGATGCATCTTCACAAAGTGTTTGCAAAGCTTAGGGAAGAAAGTTTGTATGTGAAGAAGGAAAAGTGTGAGTTTTCCCAGACCACAATTACTTTCCTTGGCCATGTGATATCGCAAAGGTGCGTACATATGGACCATAAAAAGGTAGAGGCCATTATGGATTGGACAGAACCTAAAAATCTTGGAGAGATTCGTTCCTTCTTGGGTTTAGCTAACTACTACCGGCGTTTCATAGATGGCTATTCAAAGAAAGTAGCCTCGTTGACATATTTATCGAGGAAGGAGAAATCATGGGCATGGACTGATGAGTATCAGCGGTCATTTGATGCATTAAAGGAAGCGGTCTCGACAGAACCAGTTTTCGCTTGCCTAGCATCGATTTACCATTTGAAGTGCACACTGATACTTCAGGCAGGGATCTAG